The following coding sequences are from one Daphnia pulex isolate KAP4 chromosome 11, ASM2113471v1 window:
- the LOC124206964 gene encoding tetraspanin-9-like, which produces MKWKVLPILFALVYAVTILLTLSLVFSVETLNSSTPFVKDILFFTFPLIGGSLSSYAFYSSLLFTLAPTSVIGCLIACMKSPPRTLVNAFYTFQLVIGIVLLFMQDQSDKRFDLEVELIESIMQYDRTNNLQDAKKWDVTHRKLKCCGYDDYQDWFVTPNEMRTDVPDSCCLLPIKRCGVDASRKGRIEEKIHTRGCYPLICDRLRNIRFIYLSVVFLILAIPSVVFARRIRSWVLAIRRQRD; this is translated from the coding sequence ATGAAGTGGAAGGTGTTGCCAATTCTTTTCGCCTTGGTTTATGCGGTGACAATCCTCCTTACTTTATCGCTAGTCTTTTCCGTAGAGACTTTAAACAGTTCGACACCGTTCGTCaaagacattttgtttttcacgttTCCTTTAATCGGTGGATCGCTGTCATCCTACGCCTTTTACTCTTCGCTTCTCTTCACGTTAGCCCCTACCAGTGTGATAGGATGTCTTATTGCCTGCATGAAATCACCCCCTCGGACCTTGGTCAATGCATTTTACACTTTCCAGTTAGTCATCGGGATCGTCTTGTTATTTATGCAAGATCAATCTGATAAGAGATTCGACCTGGAAGTGGAGCTAATCGAATCCATAATGCAGTACGATCGCACTAATAATTTACAAGATGCGAAAAAATGGGATGTGACGCACCGCAAGTTGAAATGTTGCGGTTACGATGATTACCAAGACTGGTTCGTCACACCGAACGAAATGAGGACCGATGTTCCAGATTCCTGCTGTTTATTACCGATCAAACGGTGTGGTGTGGACGCGTCTAGGAAAGGCCGCATCGAGGAGAAGATACACACGCGCGGATGTTATCCACTCATATGCGACCGACTGAGAAATATAAGATTCATTTACCTGAGCGTTGTGTTTCTTATTCTTGCCATTCCCTCGGTTGTGTTTGCTCGCAGAATCCGGTCGTGGGTGCTAGCAATTAGACGACAACGTGATTGA
- the LOC124208323 gene encoding extensin-like isoform X1, translating into MKLLAICVLIAVCLAVASEAKVTKRPKPTLAPKPTAKPKPSVKPKPSAAPKPTKKPAPTRKPRDLYEDELRHDSTRRPHPSRRPRTERPHPTRRPGTKRPHPTRRPRDLMEERRHDSTRRPHPSHKPRTGKPHHPSRRPHPSRRPRDLQDVQQELREKTRAPKTPKPSKAPKTQKPKQTKAPKTQKPKPTKVPKTHKPKPTTTTTPAP; encoded by the exons ATGAAGCTCCTCGCAATTTGCGTCCTGATCGCCGTCTGCCTTGCCGTCGCCTCG GAGGCTAAGGTGACAAAAAGGCCCAAACCGACTTTAGCACCCAAGCCAACGGCCAAGCCCAAACCGTCAGTCAAGCCCAAACCATCGGCTGCGCCCAAGCCAACGAAAAAGCCGGCGCCAACTCGTAAACCGAGGGATCTTTATGAAGATGAGCTTCGTCACGATTCAACTCGTCGCCCTCATCCATCCCGCCGCCCCAGGACTGAAAGGCCCCACCCAACACGCAGGCCAGGGACTAAGAGGCCCCACCCAACACGCAGGCCCAGAGATTTGATGGAAGAACGTCGTCACGATTCGACTCGCAGACCCCATCCATCCCACAAGCCCAGAACCGGCAAGCCCCACCATCCTAGCCGCCGACCCCATCCATCTCGCAGACCGAGAGATCTGCAGGATGTCCAGCAGGAACTTCGCGAAAAGACCCGTGCCCCGAAAACTCCCAAGCCTTCCAAAGCGCCTAAAACCCAAAAGCCTAAACAGACGAAAGCGCCTAAAACCCAGAAGCCTAAACCGACTAAAGTCCCCAAGACCCATAAGCCCAAACCGACAACTACCACTACTCCGGCGCCTTAA
- the LOC124208323 gene encoding alpha carbonic anhydrase 8-like isoform X2: MKLLAICVLIAVCLAVASEAKVTKRPKPTLAPKPTAKPKPSVKPKPSAAPKPTKKPAPTRKPRDLYEDELRHDSTRRPHPSRRPGTKRPHPTRRPRDLMEERRHDSTRRPHPSHKPRTGKPHHPSRRPHPSRRPRDLQDVQQELREKTRAPKTPKPSKAPKTQKPKQTKAPKTQKPKPTKVPKTHKPKPTTTTTPAP; the protein is encoded by the exons ATGAAGCTCCTCGCAATTTGCGTCCTGATCGCCGTCTGCCTTGCCGTCGCCTCG GAGGCTAAGGTGACAAAAAGGCCCAAACCGACTTTAGCACCCAAGCCAACGGCCAAGCCCAAACCGTCAGTCAAGCCCAAACCATCGGCTGCGCCCAAGCCAACGAAAAAGCCGGCGCCAACTCGTAAACCGAGGGATCTTTATGAAGATGAGCTTCGTCACGATTCAACTCGTCGCCCTCATCCATCC CGCAGGCCAGGGACTAAGAGGCCCCACCCAACACGCAGGCCCAGAGATTTGATGGAAGAACGTCGTCACGATTCGACTCGCAGACCCCATCCATCCCACAAGCCCAGAACCGGCAAGCCCCACCATCCTAGCCGCCGACCCCATCCATCTCGCAGACCGAGAGATCTGCAGGATGTCCAGCAGGAACTTCGCGAAAAGACCCGTGCCCCGAAAACTCCCAAGCCTTCCAAAGCGCCTAAAACCCAAAAGCCTAAACAGACGAAAGCGCCTAAAACCCAGAAGCCTAAACCGACTAAAGTCCCCAAGACCCATAAGCCCAAACCGACAACTACCACTACTCCGGCGCCTTAA
- the LOC124208323 gene encoding extensin-like isoform X3, whose translation MKLLAICVLIAVCLAVASEAKVTKRPKPTLAPKPTAKPKPSVKPKPSAAPKPTKKPAPTRKPRDLYEDELRHDSTRRPHPSRRPRTERPHPTRRPGTKRPHPTRRPRDLMEERRHDSTRRPHPSHKPRTGKPHHPSRRPHPSRRPRDLQDVQQELREKTRAPKTPKPSKAPKTQKPKPTKVPKTHKPKPTTTTTPAP comes from the exons ATGAAGCTCCTCGCAATTTGCGTCCTGATCGCCGTCTGCCTTGCCGTCGCCTCG GAGGCTAAGGTGACAAAAAGGCCCAAACCGACTTTAGCACCCAAGCCAACGGCCAAGCCCAAACCGTCAGTCAAGCCCAAACCATCGGCTGCGCCCAAGCCAACGAAAAAGCCGGCGCCAACTCGTAAACCGAGGGATCTTTATGAAGATGAGCTTCGTCACGATTCAACTCGTCGCCCTCATCCATCCCGCCGCCCCAGGACTGAAAGGCCCCACCCAACACGCAGGCCAGGGACTAAGAGGCCCCACCCAACACGCAGGCCCAGAGATTTGATGGAAGAACGTCGTCACGATTCGACTCGCAGACCCCATCCATCCCACAAGCCCAGAACCGGCAAGCCCCACCATCCTAGCCGCCGACCCCATCCATCTCGCAGACCGAGAGATCTGCAGGATGTCCAGCAGGAACTTCGCGAAAAGACCCGTGCCCCGAAAACTCCCAAGCCTTCC AAAGCGCCTAAAACCCAGAAGCCTAAACCGACTAAAGTCCCCAAGACCCATAAGCCCAAACCGACAACTACCACTACTCCGGCGCCTTAA
- the LOC124207064 gene encoding DNA replication licensing factor mcm5-like, producing MEGFDDPGIYYSDNFGSEEQANETAVNNQAIKKKFKDFIRQFHEGNFNYKYRDALKQQYNLGQYFLEVSIEDISSFDELLAHKLQKQPSDNLPLLEEAAKEVADEITAPRPEGETVVQDIQVLLKSDANSISVRDLKSELVSQLVKIPGIIVSATGIKAKATKISIQCRSCRNVVPNLTIKPGLEGYILPRKCASEQAGGAKCLLDPYFIMPDKCECVDFQTLKLQELPDAVPQGEMPRHLQLFCDRYLCEKVVPGNRLTILGIYAIKKAGKSTRTSAREKIAVGVRSGYLRVVGIQVDNMGAGRSSTVPITSDEEELFRRLAASSNIYERIARSIAPSIYGFEDIKKAAACLLFGGSRKRMPDGLTRRGDINVLLLGDPGTAKSQLLKFVEKVAPVAVYTSGKGSSAAGLTASVIRDPSTRNFVMEGGAMVLADGGVVCIDEFDKMREDDRVAIHEAMEQQTISIAKAGITTTLNSRCAVFAAANSVFGRWDDSKGEENIDFMPTILSRFDTIFIVKDEHNERRDMTLAKHVMGIHMNAVQTGEDLKEGELSLSLLKKYIGFCRSRCGPRLSEASAEKLKNRYVLMRSGVREHEMDTEKRLNIPITVRQLEAVIRLSESLAKMQLQSFASETHVDEALRLFQVSTLDAAMSGSLAGAEGFTSEEDQEVISRIEKQLKRRFAIGSQVSENSIVQDFTRQKYPERAIFKVIHCMIRRGELQHRMQRKMLYRIK from the exons ATGGAAGGGTTTGACGATCCGGGAATTTATTATTCAGATAACTTTGGTTCAGAAGAACAGGCTAATGAAACTGCTGTCAACAACCAAGctatcaagaaaaaatttaaagactTCATTCGGCAATTTCACGAGggaaattttaattacaaataCAG GGATGCCCTTAAACAACAGTATAACCTTGGCCAATATTTCTTGGAAGTTTCAATTGAAGATATTTCTAGCTTCGATGAGTTGCTCGCTCATAAGCTTCAAAAGCAACCATCAGATAACTTGCCTTTG TTAGAAGAAGCTGCTAAAGAAGTTGCAGATGAAATAACTGCTCCTAGGCCTGAAGGGGAAACTGTTGTCCAAGACATTCAAGTTTTACTGAAATCAGATGCCAATTCTATTTCTGTTCGAGATTTAAAA TCAGAACTCGTGTCACAGTTGGTTAAAATCCCTGGTATCATTGTGTCTGCAACTGGTATCAAAGCCAAAGCCACAAAGATTTCTATCCAATGCCGATCGTGCCGTAATGTAGTTCCAAACTTGACTATTAAACCTGGTCTCGAGGGATACATTCTTCCTCGCAAATGTGCCTC agaGCAAGCAGGAGGAGCCAAATGTCTATTGGatccttattttattatgcCAGATAAGTGTGAATGTGTAGATTTCCAAACTCTGAAATTACAAGAGTTGCCTGATGCTGTACCACAAGGTGAAATGCCACGACACTTGCAACTCTTCTGTGACCGTTATCTTTGCGAAAAGGTAGTACCTGGAAATCGGCTAACTATTCTAGGCATCTATGCTATCAAAAAAGCTGGTAAAAGCACCAGG ACTTCGGCTCGAGAGAAAATTGCCGTAGGTGTTCGCAGTGGTTATCTACGCGTAGTTGGTATTCAAGTAGATAATATGGGAGCTGGTAGAAGCAGTACTGTCCCCATTACATCCGACGAAGAAGAACTATTTCGTCGTCTTGCTGCCTCGTCCAACATTTATGAACGCATCGCCCGAAGTATCGCTCCTAGTATTTACGGGTTCGAAGATATTAAGAAAGCAGCTGCTTGTCTTCTCTTTGGAG GTTCTCGCAAACGCATGCCTGATGGTCTAACTCGACGTGGAGACATCAACGTTTTACTTCTGGGAGATCCAGGTACCGCTAAATCGCAGTTgctaaaatttgttgaaaaagtgGCCCCCGTAGCAGTGTACACGTCTGGAAAGGGTTCTTCGGCAGCTGGTCTTACGGCTTCCGTCATCCGCGATCCTTCAACA CGCAATTTCGTTATGGAAGGAGGTGCTATGGTTCTTGCTGATGGCGGAGTAGTGTGCATCGACGAGTTCGATAAGATGCGTGAAGATGATCGTGTAGCAATTCACGAAGCTATGGAACAGCAAACCATTTCGATTGCCAAA gctGGTATTACTACCACATTAAATTCACGCTGTGCAGTTTTCGCTGCGGCGAACTCTGTTTTCGGGAGATGGGACGACAGTAAGGGTGAAGAAAATATCGATTTTATGCCGACTATTTTGTCGCGTTTCGATACTATCTTCATCGTTAAAGATGAACACAACGAGCGCAGAGATATG ACTTTAGCTAAACACGTTATGGGTATTCACATGAACGCTGTTCAAACTGGTGAAGATTTAAAGGAAGGAGAACTGAGTCTCTCTTTGCTCAAGAAATACATCGGGTTTTGTCGAAG tCGTTGCGGACCCCGGCTCTCCGAAGCTTCTGCCGAAAAGCTGAAGAACCGATATGTCCTCATGCGCAGTGGTGTACGAGAACACGAAATGGATACAGAAAAGCGTTTAAACATTCCCATCACTGTCAG GCAGCTGGAGGCTGTGATTCGGTTATCTGAATCCTTGGCAAAGATGCAACTCCAGTCGTTCGCTTCCGAAACCCACGTCGACGAGGCCTTGAGGCTTTTCCAAGTGTCCACTTTGGACGCTGCCATGTCCGGAAGTTTAGCTG GTGCGGAAGGATTCACTTCAGAAGAAGATCAAGAGGTGATTTCACGTATTGAAAAACAACTGAAACGTCGTTTTGCTATTGGTTCGCAGGTGTCGGAAAATAGCATCGTTCAGGATTTCACTCGCCAG AAATATCCTGAAAGAGCTATTTTTAAAGTGATTCATTGTATGATTCGCCGCGGAGAGTTGCAACACCGTATGCAGAGGAAAATGTTGTATCGCATTAAATAA
- the LOC124208321 gene encoding adhesive plaque matrix protein-like, with protein MKSFAIASLIAVFFSVAVDAQTFKPSPPPSLKPTLKPSLPPTLKPSLPPSLKPSPPPSLKPSLPPTLKPSLPPSLKPTLKPSLPPTLKPSLSPSLKPSLPPTLKPSLPPSLKPSLPPTLKPSLPPSLKPSLPPTLKPSLPPSLKPTLKPSLPPTLKPSLSPSLKPSLPPTLKPSLPPSLKPSLPPTLKPSVPPSLKPSLPPSLKPFLPPSLKPSLPPTFRPTTVKLIG; from the exons atgaaatcatttgcTATTGCCAGCTTGATTGCTGTTTTCTTCTCGGTTGCAGTG GATGCCCAGACATTTAAGCCATCTCCACCACCTTCACTAAAGCCTACCCTAAAACCATCTCTACCCCCTACCCTAAAGCCATCTCTACCACCTTCTCTTAAACCATCTCCACCACCGTCACTAAAACCATCTCTACCCCCTACCCTAAAGCCATCTCTACCACCGTCACTAAAACCTACCCTAAAACCATCTCTACCCCCTACCCTAAAGCCATCTCTATCACCTTCTCTTAAACCATCTCTACCACCTACGCTAAAGCCATCTCTACCACCTTCACTAAAGCCATCTCTTCCACCTACGCTAAAACCATCTCTACCACCTTCTCTTAAACCATCTCTACCCCCTACCCTAAAGCCATCTCTACCACCGTCACTAAAACCTACCCTAAAACCATCTCTACCCCCTACCCTAAAGCCATCTCTATCACCTTCTCTTAAACCATCTCTACCACCTACGCTAAAGCCATCTCTACCACCTTCACTAAAGCCATCTCTTCCACCGACTCTCAAACCATCTGTACCACCGAGTCTCAAGCCATCGCTGCCACCCTCGCTAAAGCCATTTCTGCCACCTTCATTGAAGCCATCTCTACCACCGACGTTTAGACCAACAACTGTCAAGCT TATTGGGTGA
- the LOC124208325 gene encoding uncharacterized protein LOC124208325 yields the protein MFEQEAANDVQVNNNVEMQQQQPQVEMSSTDSDYYSEVEGDSPIESEEDNSYPADQVVCSVFDDWIELDLSMESLRSLGFLSDTDFQAVLESFAEFTSHQLRLGVSSPREMEGLLRNHLAYLLWRRTVFTKLHQLPPIRGNDSRVWLTQLPFPN from the exons ATGTTCGAACAAGAGGCAGCCAACGATGTCCAAGTGAATAATAACGTAgaaatgcagcagcagcaaccacaAGTGGAAATGAGTTCCACAGATAGTGACTATTACAGCGAAGTCGAAGGCGATTCGCCGATCGAGAGTGAAGAAGACAACAGTTACCCAGCCGATCAAGTCGTATGTTCAGTTTTTGACGACTGGATCGAATTGGATTTGTCTATGGAATCTCTCCGGTCGTTAGGTTTTCTCAGTG acaCAGACTTCCAAGCGGTTTTGGAATCTTTCGCCGAGTTTACAAGCCATCAACTGCGTTTGGGGGTTTCCAGTCCAAGAGAGATGGAAG gACTACTCAGAAATCATTTAGCTTATCTATTATGGCGCCGAACTGTATTTACCAAACTTCATCAACTACCACCAATTAGAG GGAACGATTCAAGAGTCTGGCTGACGCAACTGCCGTTCCCCAATTGA
- the LOC124207025 gene encoding 26S proteasome regulatory subunit 10B, whose amino-acid sequence MDPVREKGLQDYRKKLLEHAEVEGRLKEMRELLKDLTKQYDKSENDLKALQSVGQIVGEVLKQLTEEKFIVKATNGPRYVVGCRRQLDKARLKSGTRVALDMTTLTIMRYLPREVDPLVYNMSHEDPGDVTYSEIGGLSEQIRELREVIELPLLNPELFQRVGITPPKGCLLYGPPGTGKTLLARAVASQLDANFLKVVSSAIVDKYIGESARLIREMFNYARDHQPCIIFMDEIDAIGGRRFSEGTSADREIQRTLMELLNQMDGFDSLGQVKMIMATNRPDTLDPALLRPGRLDRKIEIPLPNEQARLEILKIHAGPIAKHGDIDYEAVVKLSDSFNGADLRNVCTEAGLFAIRAERDYVIEEDFMKAVRKVADNKKLESKLDYKPV is encoded by the exons ATGGACCCCGTCCGAGAAAAAGGCCTTCAAGATTATCGCAAAAAACTTTTGGAACATGCTGAAGTTGAAGGAAGACTTAAAGAGA TGCGAGAACTGTTGAAGGATCTTACAAAGCAATACGATAAATcggaaaatgatttgaaagcACTTCAAAGTGTTGGCCaa ATTGTTGGGGAAGTCCTAAAGCAGCTGACGGAGGAAAAAT tCATTGTCAAAGCTACCAATGGGCCTCGCTATGTTGTTGGATGTAGACGTCAGTTAGATAAGGCTAGACTAAAGTCAGGAACTCGTGTAGCTCTGGACATGACAACACTGACTATCATGAGATATCTTCCACGTGAAGTTGATCCATTAGTGTACAACATGTCTCATGAAGATCCGGGAGATGTTACTTACTCTGAAAttg GTGGTCTGAGTGAGCAGATTCGTGAGCTAAGAGAAGTGATTGAGCTACCACTGTTGAaccctgaattatttcaacgTGTTGGCATTACTCCACCCAAAGGATGTTTGTTGTATGGACCACCAGGCACTGGAAAAACTCTCCTTGCGAGAGCCGTTGCTAGTCAACTCGATGCCAACTTTTTGAAG GTCGTTTCCAGCGCCATTGTAGACAAATACATCGGCGAGAGTGCCCGTCTAATTCGTGAAATGTTCAATTATGCAAGGGATCATCAACCTTGCATTATTTTCATGGACGAAATTGATGCAATcg GTGGACGCCGTTTCAGCGAAGGTACTTCGGCTGACAGAGAGATTCAACGTACGCTGATGGAACTCTTGAATCAAATGGACGGATTCGATTCGTTGGGACAG GTAAAAATGATCATGGCTACGAATCGACCGGATACCCTAGATCCTGCTCTACTTCGTCCAGGTCGTCTTGATCGAAAGATTGAAATTCCCTTACCCAACGAACAAGCACGTTTGgagattttgaaaattcacgCCGGACCTATCGCGAAGCATGGCGATATCGACTATGAGGCTGTGGTGAAGTTGTCTGACAGCTTTAACGGAGCGGATTTGCGAAATGTGTGTACCGAAGCTGGTCTGTTTGCTATTCGCGCGGAAAGAGATTATGTGATTGAAGAGGATTTCATGAAAGCAGTTCGTAAAGTGGCAGACAATAAGAAACTTGAGTCGAAACTTGATTACAAGCCAgtttaa
- the LOC124207026 gene encoding 26S proteasome non-ATPase regulatory subunit 8-like, producing METERKELSALNDQLKIEYQKGFTDVKKCSEILEKLKVGLTHIAYLPSVGAPLVKADLELGRGVLELGALFSISAKDIPAFERYVAQLKSYYLDYSNFLQESSLKYELLGLNLLWLLTQNRVAEFHTELELLSPNDIQKNVFIRYPVSLEQYLMEGCYNKIFKAKKDVPAPSYSYFLDILVDTIRDEIAACMEKSFDKIHFNEAAKMLSITNINTMKEYGNTREWSMNSGEYYLFQIDVKKSDESLTALDLAKQTIEYARELEMIV from the exons ATGGAAACTGAACGGAAAGAATTAAGTGCTTTGAACGACCAGCTAAAAATTGAATACCAGAAAGGTTTCACGGATGTCAAGAAGTGTTCTGAGATACTCGAAAAACTAAAG GTTGGCCTTACACATATCGCCTATTTACCGTCGGTAGGTGCTCCTCTGGTGAAAGCTGATCTCGAACTTGGTC GTGGTGTCTTGGAATTGGGTGCCTTGTTCAGCATCTCTGCTAAAGATATTCCAGCATTTGAAAGATATGTGGCACAGCTGAAATCATACTATTTGGACTACAG caatttcCTCCAGGAATCTTCTTTGAAGTATGAGCTTCTTGGTTTGAATTTGCTTTGGCTACTTACCCAGAACCGTGTGGCAGAATTTCATACAGAACTTGAACTTCTTTCACCCAAtgatattcaaaaaaatgtctttatcCGGTATCCTGTTTCTTTAGAGCAATATTTGATGGAAGGATGCTACAATAAG ATattcaaagcaaaaaaagatgTCCCTGCTCCAAGCTACAGTTACTTTCTCGACATTTTGGTGGACACTATCCGAGATGAAATAGCTGCATGCATGGAGAAATCGTTTGATAAGATCCATTTCAACGAAGCTGCAAAAATGTTGAGCATCACTAATATCAACACTATGAAAGAATATGGGAACACG AGAGAATGGTCCATGAATTCTGGCGAATATTATCTATTCCAAATTGACGTCAAAAAGAGTGATGAGTCGTTGACTGCGCTTGATTTAGCTAAGCAGACAATAGAGTACGCTCGTGAACTAGAAATGATCGTGTAA